A part of Haloarchaeobius sp. HME9146 genomic DNA contains:
- a CDS encoding 2Fe-2S iron-sulfur cluster-binding protein has protein sequence MAINELGLAIGLSLTVIAVVMHFLRGTAWTPTEDISQEVLERRASTVAETDFPEPMNRAIGGGGAAGAIAGGEAGGELEGGEEAEEESTSPADIPEDEVEYFDVEYKKEGATVEVANNESLLEAGEDEGWDLPYACRQGQCVSCAGHIADGGDSRDYVVHDNQEMLDDPELEDGYVLTCVAYPKADFTLETNETP, from the coding sequence ATGGCCATCAACGAACTGGGACTGGCTATCGGGCTCTCCCTGACGGTCATCGCCGTCGTCATGCACTTCTTGCGTGGGACAGCGTGGACCCCCACCGAGGACATCTCCCAAGAGGTCCTCGAACGACGCGCGTCGACCGTCGCCGAAACCGACTTCCCCGAACCCATGAACCGCGCCATCGGTGGCGGCGGCGCTGCCGGCGCTATCGCTGGCGGCGAAGCCGGCGGCGAGCTTGAGGGTGGCGAGGAAGCCGAAGAGGAATCCACGAGCCCGGCCGACATTCCCGAGGACGAGGTCGAGTACTTCGACGTCGAGTACAAGAAGGAAGGCGCGACCGTCGAGGTCGCCAACAACGAATCCCTGCTCGAAGCCGGCGAGGACGAGGGCTGGGACCTCCCCTACGCCTGCCGCCAGGGCCAGTGTGTCTCCTGTGCGGGTCACATCGCCGACGGTGGCGACTCCCGCGACTACGTCGTCCACGACAACCAGGAGATGCTCGACGACCCCGAGCTCGAGGACGGTTACGTCCTGACGTGTGTCGCCTACCCCAAGGCCGACTTCACGCTCGAGACGAACGAGACGCCGTAA
- a CDS encoding transcriptional regulator has product MVKSTVRFSESTVDEIESLVEEGVFESKSEFYRFASEYILEQLSDDYVPSTVDFEDIKNDVFPDEQLIEPAEGPDSGLPFFESVATIRRFVIRGNVQDAEDFIDHHYNSSSRDALILEELLECYRLQYNAPRSARE; this is encoded by the coding sequence ATGGTGAAAAGTACGGTCCGATTCTCCGAATCGACCGTCGACGAGATCGAGTCACTCGTCGAGGAGGGCGTCTTCGAGAGCAAATCCGAGTTCTACCGCTTCGCCTCGGAGTACATCCTCGAACAGCTCTCGGACGACTACGTGCCGTCGACCGTCGACTTCGAGGACATCAAGAACGACGTCTTCCCCGACGAGCAGCTCATCGAACCCGCCGAAGGCCCCGACTCTGGCCTCCCCTTCTTCGAATCCGTGGCGACCATCCGCCGGTTCGTCATCCGCGGCAACGTCCAGGACGCCGAAGACTTCATCGACCACCACTACAACAGCAGCTCCCGCGACGCCCTCATCCTCGAGGAGTTGCTCGAATGCTACCGGCTCCAGTACAACGCACCCCGGTCCGCCCGCGAGTGA
- the gnd gene encoding phosphogluconate dehydrogenase (NAD(+)-dependent, decarboxylating), with amino-acid sequence MQLGVIGLGRMGRIVVDRVLDEGHDVVAFDLDDDAVEAAADAGATPADSVRELANELGDDKRIWLMVPAGEPVDAALDDLEPLLDEDDVVVDGGNSYFEDSVRRAESTDAAYLDCGTSGGPAGAELGFSLMIGGPQWAYDELVPVFDAVATGPDGHDRMGPAGSGHYVKMVHNGVEYVLMQAYGEGFELLANGRYDLDLEAVSRTWNNGAVIRSWLLELCEEAFREEGNDLGDVSDHVAGGSTGTWTVQEALEQEVPVPLIYQSLAERFSSRAPEQGRFSRRLANRLRYGFGRHEVKRD; translated from the coding sequence ATGCAACTGGGCGTAATCGGTCTCGGCAGGATGGGCCGCATCGTGGTCGACCGCGTTCTCGACGAAGGCCACGACGTGGTCGCGTTCGACCTCGACGATGACGCAGTGGAAGCCGCCGCGGACGCGGGTGCGACACCCGCCGACTCGGTCCGCGAACTGGCGAACGAACTCGGCGACGACAAGCGCATCTGGCTGATGGTCCCGGCCGGCGAACCGGTCGACGCCGCGCTCGACGACCTCGAGCCGCTGCTCGACGAGGACGACGTGGTCGTCGACGGCGGGAACTCCTACTTCGAGGACTCGGTGCGACGTGCGGAGTCGACCGATGCAGCCTACCTCGACTGTGGGACCTCCGGCGGCCCCGCGGGCGCGGAACTCGGCTTCTCCCTGATGATCGGCGGCCCGCAGTGGGCCTACGACGAGCTGGTCCCGGTGTTCGACGCGGTCGCGACCGGCCCCGACGGCCACGACCGCATGGGCCCGGCCGGCTCCGGCCACTACGTCAAGATGGTCCACAACGGCGTCGAGTACGTGCTGATGCAGGCCTACGGCGAGGGCTTCGAACTGCTCGCGAACGGCCGGTACGACCTCGACCTCGAAGCCGTCTCGCGCACCTGGAACAACGGCGCTGTCATCCGGTCGTGGCTGCTCGAACTCTGCGAGGAGGCGTTCCGCGAGGAGGGCAACGACCTCGGCGACGTCTCCGACCACGTCGCGGGCGGCTCGACGGGTACCTGGACCGTCCAGGAGGCCCTCGAACAGGAGGTACCTGTCCCGCTCATCTACCAGTCCCTCGCCGAGCGATTCAGTTCGCGTGCCCCCGAGCAGGGGCGGTTCTCCCGCCGGCTGGCGAATCGGCTCCGGTACGGCTTCGGTCGCCACGAGGTCAAGCGCGACTGA
- a CDS encoding DUF5668 domain-containing protein → MATRTVQPTPAWKVGALLVLAGVVLLLDTTGLFPLDLTAIVPAVMVGFGVYVLFARGFTRVFWPLVLVTVGLGWQLVLFGMTSEARIWDYWPVFLIVLGVSVLVRRRQQVYRIDDVWFTNHGIAFEDLDTREVLAVFDDAFVDLRDAEAPVAVECVAVFGDVTVFVPEDWTVATTAIEVVGDVADLRLDHPAGDPDVVIDGLTVVGDVLVR, encoded by the coding sequence ATGGCCACGCGCACCGTCCAGCCCACCCCCGCGTGGAAGGTGGGCGCGCTCCTCGTCCTCGCTGGCGTCGTTCTCCTGCTGGACACGACCGGCCTCTTTCCGCTCGACCTCACCGCCATCGTCCCGGCCGTCATGGTCGGCTTCGGCGTGTACGTCCTGTTCGCCCGCGGCTTCACCCGTGTCTTCTGGCCGCTGGTCCTGGTCACCGTCGGGCTGGGCTGGCAACTGGTCCTCTTCGGCATGACGAGCGAGGCACGAATCTGGGACTACTGGCCCGTCTTCCTCATCGTCCTGGGTGTCTCCGTCCTCGTTCGCCGCCGCCAGCAGGTGTACCGCATCGACGACGTCTGGTTCACCAACCACGGCATCGCCTTCGAGGACCTCGACACCAGGGAAGTCCTCGCGGTGTTCGACGACGCGTTCGTCGACCTCCGCGACGCCGAGGCACCCGTCGCGGTCGAGTGTGTGGCGGTCTTCGGCGACGTGACGGTGTTCGTGCCCGAGGACTGGACCGTCGCGACGACCGCCATCGAGGTGGTCGGCGACGTGGCGGACCTCCGGCTGGACCACCCCGCGGGCGACCCCGACGTGGTCATCGACGGCCTCACCGTGGTCGGCGACGTGCTGGTCCGGTGA
- a CDS encoding plastocyanin/azurin family copper-binding protein, translating to MDRRRFIHASGAAALAALAGCSGQQSTGTVTETVTDAATDTATKTQSDKSAGSNHPPGADVLGGLDDLQSSAEVRAAVLDGDQGAGQFVFTPAVVFVEAGATVTWQIEGMPHSVTAYHEGNGTVHRVPDGAPAFDSGTIAAGETFEHTFETEGVHNYFCKPHKGLGMVGIVVVGSPQGGPGTTQPGGLSGAEAAHLTTQLQNAGIMGAGGENAGPTYDWIAATWDSYWYSLYNMSTNIAMSGNGVQFPHNEEQQAAADKRIPAMLKHADTDKPPIKNPNLNMAPFTTGDPHFTQQPVFDSGDGRPDAATLKWDMSKSSKTVSPASLGWTHLKGVTWAKNFQNHFDSLPPEIAAKFRAQVLTTLAQIGVKATLIAGGPHGNGALTQPDGSFPLISGFDPTQPAVVAPEPKPTQHAAMLWFLSDLTSLAQGEWFGYVNPEPLIPAEKIQMLTDGVGAATMDTFTPDDIVSMGSTRDLGLMLGAMGWYGTHAGSAELEARAATYAEDLAAKVEANVDGNGAVSGGAANQAATQGIVGQGLLWASELDGVDFTSTGEATLGYMADELFDAEAGTYMSAKGDATYRITARDAGDITGGVNAADAVLGMSKVREQYASFYDQTFNRGRLQRAERPPSRDENAEHTLPLPPKAGGEFGQAAVYNAAVEYDSEADSWSVVNDTFDCEQSLYLSNQDIWISQWGGKFFQGRGVPGQSDTPE from the coding sequence ATGGACAGACGACGTTTCATCCACGCGAGCGGTGCTGCCGCCCTGGCTGCACTCGCTGGCTGTTCCGGACAGCAGTCGACTGGCACAGTGACCGAGACGGTGACGGACGCCGCCACGGACACAGCAACGAAGACGCAATCCGACAAGAGCGCCGGCTCGAACCACCCGCCGGGTGCTGACGTGCTCGGTGGCCTGGACGACCTCCAGTCCAGTGCCGAGGTCAGGGCGGCCGTCCTCGACGGCGACCAGGGCGCGGGCCAGTTCGTGTTCACGCCCGCGGTCGTGTTCGTCGAAGCGGGCGCGACCGTCACCTGGCAGATAGAGGGGATGCCCCACTCGGTCACGGCCTACCACGAGGGGAACGGGACGGTCCACCGCGTCCCCGACGGTGCCCCCGCCTTCGACTCCGGCACGATCGCCGCCGGGGAGACGTTCGAGCACACGTTCGAGACCGAAGGCGTCCACAACTACTTCTGTAAACCGCACAAGGGCCTCGGAATGGTCGGCATCGTCGTGGTCGGGAGCCCGCAGGGCGGTCCCGGGACGACCCAGCCCGGGGGCCTCTCGGGTGCGGAGGCAGCTCACCTCACGACCCAGCTCCAGAACGCCGGCATCATGGGCGCTGGCGGCGAGAACGCCGGCCCCACCTACGACTGGATCGCCGCGACGTGGGACTCGTACTGGTACTCGCTCTACAACATGAGCACCAACATCGCGATGTCCGGCAACGGTGTCCAGTTCCCGCACAACGAGGAACAGCAGGCGGCGGCCGACAAGCGCATCCCGGCGATGCTGAAACACGCCGACACGGACAAGCCGCCGATCAAGAACCCCAACCTGAACATGGCACCGTTCACGACGGGCGACCCGCACTTCACCCAGCAGCCGGTGTTCGACTCGGGCGACGGTCGCCCGGACGCCGCGACGCTCAAGTGGGACATGTCGAAGTCCTCGAAGACGGTCTCGCCGGCCTCGCTCGGCTGGACCCACCTCAAGGGCGTCACCTGGGCGAAGAACTTCCAGAACCACTTCGACAGCCTGCCTCCAGAGATCGCCGCGAAGTTCCGCGCACAGGTCCTCACCACCCTGGCGCAGATCGGCGTCAAGGCGACGCTCATCGCGGGCGGTCCGCACGGGAACGGTGCGCTCACCCAGCCCGACGGGAGCTTCCCGCTCATCTCCGGGTTCGACCCGACGCAGCCGGCCGTGGTCGCCCCCGAGCCGAAGCCGACCCAGCACGCCGCGATGCTGTGGTTCCTCTCCGACCTCACCAGCCTCGCACAGGGCGAGTGGTTCGGCTACGTCAACCCCGAACCCCTGATTCCCGCCGAGAAGATTCAGATGCTCACCGACGGCGTCGGGGCGGCCACGATGGACACCTTCACGCCCGACGACATCGTCTCCATGGGGTCCACTCGCGACCTCGGGCTCATGCTCGGCGCGATGGGCTGGTACGGCACCCACGCCGGGAGCGCGGAGCTCGAGGCCAGGGCCGCCACCTACGCCGAGGACCTCGCCGCGAAGGTCGAGGCGAACGTCGACGGCAACGGTGCGGTCTCCGGTGGCGCGGCGAACCAGGCCGCGACGCAGGGTATCGTCGGCCAGGGCCTGCTGTGGGCCTCCGAGCTCGACGGTGTGGACTTCACCAGTACCGGCGAGGCGACGCTCGGCTACATGGCGGACGAGCTGTTCGACGCCGAGGCAGGCACCTACATGTCCGCGAAGGGCGACGCGACCTACCGAATCACGGCCCGTGACGCCGGTGACATCACCGGTGGCGTGAACGCGGCCGACGCGGTCCTCGGCATGTCGAAGGTCCGCGAGCAGTACGCGAGCTTCTACGACCAGACGTTCAACCGCGGCCGGCTCCAGCGCGCCGAGCGCCCGCCGTCTCGCGACGAGAACGCCGAGCACACGCTCCCGCTCCCGCCGAAAGCCGGCGGCGAGTTCGGGCAGGCAGCCGTCTACAACGCTGCGGTCGAGTACGATTCCGAGGCCGACTCCTGGTCGGTCGTCAACGACACCTTCGACTGCGAGCAGTCGCTCTACCTCTCGAACCAGGACATCTGGATCAGCCAGTGGGGCGGGAAGTTCTTCCAGGGCCGCGGTGTGCCCGGGCAGAGCGACACGCCCGAATAG
- a CDS encoding PaaI family thioesterase, whose protein sequence is MTVADIFDAMPYADLLGIEITEVEDGFARGSLELGEEHSSVPGRSVAHGGVVHSLADHVGGAAIISLVHRPTPTIDIRIDHLSPATDDLVAEAEVVRNGGNVATVDVTVEDVSGHTVATARAVYKTNGGDGGSAWMGEREEFPTEE, encoded by the coding sequence ATGACCGTCGCAGACATCTTCGACGCGATGCCCTACGCCGACCTCCTCGGCATCGAGATCACCGAGGTCGAGGACGGCTTCGCCCGCGGGTCGCTCGAACTCGGCGAGGAGCACTCGTCGGTCCCCGGGCGGAGCGTCGCACACGGCGGCGTCGTCCACTCCCTCGCAGACCACGTCGGTGGCGCAGCCATCATCTCGCTGGTCCACAGGCCGACGCCGACCATCGACATCCGCATCGACCACCTCTCCCCCGCGACCGACGACCTCGTCGCCGAGGCCGAGGTCGTCCGGAACGGCGGCAACGTCGCCACCGTCGACGTGACCGTCGAGGACGTCTCCGGGCACACGGTCGCGACGGCACGCGCCGTATACAAGACCAACGGCGGCGACGGCGGCTCGGCGTGGATGGGCGAGCGAGAGGAGTTCCCGACCGAGGAGTGA
- a CDS encoding mechanosensitive ion channel family protein, whose product MAAVLVGAGIWYLGDRLDARFGPENAEVIQALLLLAVATLTTVFVAVNWDGTGGVVTAVSLLEFGADTVVRVLITVILLVAAYTLTRVLKLLLFRKRGGRTQLTSVHQRLALFYSAQVVVFVGFALTTVVFWGVNLSELLVGAGVLGIILGFAAQETIGSMVAGFILILSRPFDVGDWVQIGEHEGFVSDITINNVRLRNLDGEHVVLPNRTVQNQTIVNRSREEKLRVRLEVGVDYGVQPGHAEAVALAALESLEEIMSQPSPEVVAVRFDDSAVVLRLWFWIEDPIPQRRWQARRVAIHAVKEAFVREGIKIPFPQRELSGRAETGGFHVTDGEQGSSHEWDESPRSASGQP is encoded by the coding sequence ATGGCGGCGGTGCTGGTCGGTGCGGGGATATGGTACCTGGGTGACCGGCTGGACGCACGGTTCGGCCCGGAGAACGCCGAGGTCATCCAGGCGCTGCTGTTGCTGGCCGTGGCGACGCTCACGACCGTCTTCGTGGCGGTCAACTGGGACGGGACGGGAGGGGTGGTCACCGCGGTCAGCCTGCTCGAGTTCGGCGCCGACACCGTCGTTCGGGTGCTGATCACGGTCATCCTGCTGGTCGCGGCGTACACCCTCACACGCGTCCTGAAACTCCTGCTGTTCCGGAAGCGTGGGGGGAGAACGCAGCTCACGTCGGTCCACCAGCGGCTGGCTCTCTTCTACTCCGCGCAGGTGGTCGTCTTCGTCGGCTTCGCGCTCACGACGGTCGTATTCTGGGGTGTGAACCTGAGCGAACTCCTCGTGGGTGCAGGGGTCCTCGGTATCATCCTGGGATTCGCGGCCCAGGAGACCATCGGCTCGATGGTGGCCGGATTCATCCTCATCCTCTCCCGTCCCTTCGACGTGGGCGACTGGGTGCAGATCGGTGAGCACGAGGGGTTCGTCAGCGACATCACCATCAACAACGTGCGACTCCGCAACCTCGATGGCGAACACGTCGTCCTCCCGAACCGGACGGTGCAGAACCAGACCATCGTCAACCGGAGTCGCGAGGAGAAACTGCGGGTCCGTCTCGAGGTCGGTGTCGACTACGGTGTCCAGCCGGGACACGCGGAGGCCGTCGCGCTGGCCGCGCTCGAGTCACTCGAGGAGATAATGTCCCAGCCGTCTCCCGAGGTGGTCGCGGTCCGGTTCGACGACTCGGCGGTCGTCCTCCGCCTCTGGTTCTGGATCGAAGACCCGATTCCACAGCGCCGGTGGCAGGCGCGCCGGGTCGCCATCCACGCGGTGAAGGAGGCGTTCGTCCGCGAGGGCATCAAGATTCCATTCCCGCAGCGGGAACTGTCGGGCCGGGCGGAGACGGGTGGCTTCCACGTTACCGACGGCGAGCAGGGCTCCAGCCACGAGTGGGACGAGTCGCCTCGGTCGGCATCGGGGCAGCCGTAG
- the kynU gene encoding kynureninase, whose amino-acid sequence MPTPTVGDDFSPTRAFARDLDDADPLAAFRERFYVPDDERYMDGNSLGLCSEDAEAAIDRVVAEWKDLAIRGWTDADPDWFHYGERLGDRLAPLVGAGESEVVVGNSTTVNIHTLVGTMLDQYDGETVLVNDLDFPTDHYAIAAQLRQRGLDPDEHLLRVESEDGRTITAEAVESALETHDVDIVFMPTVLYRSGQLLDVERITELAHEHGALAGFDAAHSVGVVPHEFDENDVDFAVWCTYKYLNAGPGAIAGLYVNERHFDAEPALAGWWGHDKATQFEMNHEFTPAADAGAWQIGTIPVLAAAPLDGSLDVTHDAGIDALREKSMLLTDYLVRLADERLADLGYAVGTPRDPERRGGHVALEHAEAYRISQALKDRGVVVDYRPPNVVRVAPSPYYVGFEAVWTVVEDLRDIAENELFEEYEPQAGGVT is encoded by the coding sequence ATGCCTACACCGACCGTCGGTGACGACTTCTCGCCGACGCGCGCGTTCGCCCGGGACCTGGACGACGCGGACCCGCTGGCCGCGTTTCGCGAGCGGTTCTACGTCCCCGACGACGAGCGCTACATGGACGGGAACTCGCTCGGCCTCTGCTCTGAGGACGCCGAGGCCGCCATCGACCGGGTCGTCGCCGAGTGGAAGGACCTCGCCATCCGCGGCTGGACCGACGCCGACCCGGACTGGTTCCACTACGGCGAGCGCCTCGGCGACCGACTCGCGCCCCTCGTCGGGGCCGGCGAGTCGGAAGTGGTCGTCGGCAACTCGACCACGGTCAACATCCACACGCTCGTCGGCACGATGCTGGACCAGTACGACGGCGAGACCGTCCTCGTGAACGACCTCGACTTCCCGACCGACCACTACGCCATCGCCGCCCAGTTGCGCCAGCGTGGCCTCGACCCCGACGAGCACCTCCTGCGCGTCGAGAGCGAGGACGGGCGAACCATCACCGCGGAGGCGGTCGAATCCGCTCTCGAAACCCACGACGTGGACATCGTGTTCATGCCCACGGTGCTCTACCGGTCCGGGCAACTGCTCGACGTGGAGCGAATCACCGAGTTGGCCCACGAGCACGGCGCACTCGCCGGGTTCGACGCGGCCCACTCCGTCGGGGTGGTCCCGCACGAGTTCGACGAAAACGACGTTGACTTCGCGGTCTGGTGCACCTACAAGTATCTCAACGCCGGGCCGGGGGCCATCGCAGGGCTGTACGTGAACGAGCGCCACTTCGACGCGGAACCGGCCCTCGCGGGGTGGTGGGGCCACGACAAGGCGACCCAGTTCGAGATGAACCACGAGTTCACCCCCGCAGCCGACGCCGGGGCGTGGCAGATCGGGACGATTCCCGTGCTCGCGGCCGCGCCGCTGGACGGGTCGCTGGACGTGACCCACGACGCGGGTATCGATGCCCTGCGAGAGAAGTCGATGCTGTTGACGGACTACCTCGTTCGACTTGCAGACGAGCGACTGGCCGACCTCGGATACGCGGTCGGGACCCCGCGCGACCCCGAGCGACGCGGTGGCCACGTCGCCCTCGAACACGCCGAGGCGTACCGCATCAGTCAGGCGCTCAAGGACCGGGGCGTTGTCGTCGACTACCGGCCGCCGAACGTCGTTCGCGTGGCCCCATCGCCGTACTACGTCGGGTTCGAGGCGGTCTGGACCGTGGTCGAGGACCTGCGAGACATCGCGGAGAACGAGCTGTTCGAGGAGTACGAACCGCAGGCAGGCGGCGTGACGTAG
- a CDS encoding glutathione S-transferase N-terminal domain-containing protein yields the protein MSLTLYQLDGCPWCEKVADRLDELGMDYESIWVEALHSERDEVKRVSGQRAVPVLVDDETGVTMNESANILEYIETTYVEA from the coding sequence ATGTCGCTGACACTGTACCAGCTCGACGGCTGTCCGTGGTGCGAGAAAGTCGCCGACCGCCTCGACGAACTCGGGATGGACTACGAGAGCATCTGGGTCGAGGCGCTGCACTCCGAGCGCGACGAGGTCAAGCGCGTCTCGGGCCAGCGCGCCGTCCCCGTGCTCGTGGACGACGAGACCGGCGTGACGATGAACGAGTCCGCGAACATCTTGGAGTACATCGAGACGACCTACGTGGAGGCGTAG
- a CDS encoding metal-dependent hydrolase, whose amino-acid sequence MMATTHAFVGLLLAVAVNAVAPEFGLVAAIAGLAGGTFPDLDLAAVHRKTLHFPVWYSVATVPAAVAALVSPSPMTVGVAVFLAAAAIHSASDALGGGLELRPWEATSTRAVYIHPLKRWVEPRRYIRYDGAPEDFAVGAVFAVPGLLVFDGLVRQLVVGGLLVSFGYTVIRKQLPRITPERFR is encoded by the coding sequence ATGATGGCGACCACCCACGCGTTCGTGGGACTCCTCCTGGCAGTGGCTGTCAACGCCGTCGCGCCCGAGTTCGGGCTCGTGGCGGCCATCGCGGGCCTCGCGGGCGGCACCTTCCCCGACCTCGACCTCGCGGCGGTCCACCGCAAGACGCTGCACTTCCCGGTCTGGTACTCGGTTGCGACCGTCCCGGCGGCCGTCGCGGCGCTGGTCTCGCCGAGTCCGATGACCGTCGGCGTCGCGGTGTTCCTCGCAGCCGCCGCCATCCACTCGGCCAGTGACGCCCTCGGCGGCGGGCTGGAACTCCGCCCCTGGGAGGCCACCTCCACTCGTGCGGTTTACATCCACCCGCTCAAGCGCTGGGTCGAGCCGCGGCGCTACATCCGGTACGACGGTGCCCCGGAGGACTTCGCGGTCGGCGCGGTGTTCGCGGTGCCTGGCCTGCTCGTCTTCGACGGCCTGGTCCGCCAGCTCGTCGTCGGTGGACTGCTCGTCTCGTTCGGCTACACCGTCATCCGAAAACAGCTGCCCAGGATAACGCCCGAACGCTTCCGGTAA
- a CDS encoding transporter: MVAVLDLVMRMLHSVTAAVWAGSVLFLTLGLLPSALDGSLNASPMESIVGRFRWVTRGSAVVLFLTGGHLAGTLYTIGDGGGFSLFGSARGHLVLTMLGLWLVLTGLCEVGASKLADGFSEKKVRSPAAAAKPFLYGASLVAVALLVVAVLIVYGAGTVY, translated from the coding sequence ATGGTTGCAGTTCTCGACCTCGTGATGCGGATGTTGCACAGCGTCACCGCCGCCGTCTGGGCGGGCAGTGTGCTGTTTCTCACCCTCGGGCTGCTCCCCTCGGCACTCGACGGGTCGCTGAACGCCAGCCCGATGGAGTCAATCGTCGGCCGGTTCCGCTGGGTCACGCGTGGCTCCGCGGTCGTCCTGTTCCTCACCGGCGGCCACCTCGCGGGCACTCTCTACACCATCGGCGACGGCGGCGGTTTCTCCCTGTTCGGAAGCGCGCGCGGCCACCTCGTCCTGACGATGCTCGGGCTCTGGCTGGTGCTGACCGGTCTCTGTGAGGTCGGCGCGAGCAAGCTCGCCGACGGGTTCTCCGAGAAGAAGGTCCGGTCGCCGGCCGCCGCCGCGAAACCGTTCCTCTACGGTGCGAGCCTCGTCGCCGTCGCGCTGCTGGTCGTCGCGGTCCTCATCGTCTACGGCGCTGGCACGGTCTACTGA
- a CDS encoding bifunctional 2-polyprenyl-6-hydroxyphenol methylase/3-demethylubiquinol 3-O-methyltransferase UbiG, whose product MTHWTEEMFVDHPEVFAVTMRQRVDDAAEQVEQLLALVGEHGVVPETALDVACGIGRHAVELADAGVSVRGVDISPHYVETARERAADADVADRATFEVGDMRDLGTVEGEYDLVTNMWTAFGYFDEDTNEAVAAGLHETVADDGVLVMELVNKEATMANYRNSFAGRDDDLLHVEETEYTPATGRMETTLTLFEEQAEGYDHVGEVSWDLRLYAPSELRRLLERAGFSEVSLYGGLDGSDLERETHRLVVVAEP is encoded by the coding sequence ATGACCCACTGGACCGAGGAGATGTTCGTCGACCACCCCGAGGTGTTCGCGGTGACGATGCGCCAGCGCGTCGACGATGCCGCCGAGCAGGTCGAGCAGTTGCTCGCCCTCGTCGGCGAGCACGGCGTCGTGCCCGAGACCGCCCTGGACGTTGCCTGTGGCATCGGCCGGCACGCGGTCGAACTCGCCGACGCGGGCGTATCGGTCCGGGGTGTCGACATCTCGCCGCACTACGTCGAGACCGCCCGGGAGCGCGCCGCGGATGCAGACGTGGCCGACCGGGCGACCTTCGAAGTGGGGGATATGCGCGACCTCGGCACGGTCGAGGGCGAGTACGACCTCGTCACCAACATGTGGACCGCGTTCGGCTACTTCGACGAGGACACCAACGAGGCGGTCGCGGCAGGCCTGCACGAGACGGTCGCCGACGACGGTGTGCTGGTGATGGAACTCGTCAACAAGGAGGCGACGATGGCGAACTACCGGAACTCCTTCGCGGGCCGGGACGACGACCTCCTCCACGTTGAGGAGACGGAGTACACGCCGGCGACCGGGCGGATGGAGACGACGCTGACGCTGTTCGAGGAGCAAGCGGAGGGGTACGACCACGTCGGTGAGGTGTCGTGGGATTTGCGGCTCTACGCCCCGTCGGAGCTTCGCCGCCTGCTCGAACGGGCTGGCTTCTCCGAGGTGTCCCTGTACGGCGGCCTCGACGGGAGCGACCTGGAGCGCGAGACGCACCGGCTGGTCGTGGTCGCGGAACCCTGA
- a CDS encoding heavy-metal-associated domain-containing protein: MSQKLTVDGMSCGHCEQTVEDALLDVAGVEDATADNETNSVTVTGDAQVDDLVAAVEDAGYDASA, from the coding sequence ATGAGCCAGAAACTGACGGTGGATGGCATGAGCTGTGGCCACTGCGAACAGACCGTCGAGGACGCGCTGCTCGACGTGGCTGGCGTCGAGGATGCGACCGCAGACAACGAGACGAACTCGGTCACGGTGACCGGTGACGCACAGGTCGACGACCTCGTGGCAGCCGTCGAGGACGCCGGCTACGACGCCTCGGCCTGA
- a CDS encoding AsnC family transcriptional regulator → MRDLDDTDMEILQALAADARRSFADIGEQVGLSGPAVSDRVKRLQEVGIVRGFTVDVDRSQLREGTPVLVHLDLDAGMADAVKADLRDSEPVEHLFTAADGDLTFHARVPDTAVHRWLASVTDTTLIQDVSVELLSNVDWSPSVGGTEFALECAECGNTVTSEGVSARVGESVYNFCCTSCEGRFRDRFERLEEAA, encoded by the coding sequence ATGCGCGACCTCGACGATACCGACATGGAGATCCTGCAAGCGCTCGCGGCTGACGCCCGGCGGTCGTTCGCCGATATCGGCGAGCAGGTCGGGCTCTCCGGCCCCGCGGTCTCGGACCGGGTGAAACGACTGCAGGAGGTCGGAATCGTCCGCGGGTTCACCGTGGACGTGGACCGCTCGCAGCTACGCGAGGGAACGCCCGTGCTGGTTCACCTCGACCTCGATGCAGGGATGGCAGATGCGGTCAAGGCGGACCTCCGCGACTCGGAGCCGGTCGAACACCTGTTCACCGCCGCCGACGGTGACCTGACGTTCCACGCCCGGGTTCCGGATACGGCGGTCCACCGGTGGCTCGCGTCCGTGACGGACACCACGCTCATCCAGGACGTCTCGGTGGAACTGCTGTCGAACGTGGACTGGTCGCCGAGCGTCGGCGGCACCGAGTTCGCCCTCGAGTGCGCCGAGTGCGGCAACACCGTCACCAGCGAGGGCGTCTCGGCGCGGGTCGGCGAGTCGGTGTACAACTTCTGCTGTACGTCCTGTGAGGGTCGGTTCCGCGACCGGTTCGAGCGACTGGAGGAGGCCGCCTAA